The DNA sequence CAAGAGGCGAACCAGGGGAACTGAAACATCTAAGTACCCTGAGGAAAAGAAATCAACCGAGATTCCCTTAGTAGTGGCGAGCGAACGGGGACTAGCCCTTAAGTGGCTTTGAGATTAGCGGAACGCTCTGGAAAGTGCGGCCATAGTGGGTGATAGCCCTGTACGCGAAAATCTCTTAGTCATGAAATCGAGTAGGACGGAGCACGAGAAACTTTGTCTGAATATGGGGGGACCATCCTCCAAGGCTAAATACTACTGACTGACCGATAGTGAACTAGTACCGTGAGGGAAAGGCGAAAAGAACCCCGGAGAGGGGAGTGAAATAGATCCTGAAACCGTATGCGTACAAGCAGTGGGAGCAGACTTTGTTCTGTGACTGCGTACCTTTTGTATAATGGGTCAGCGACTTATTTTCAGTGGCGAGCTTAACCGAATAGGGGAGGCGTAGCGAAAGCGAGTCTTAATAGGGCGTCTAGTCGCTGGGAATAGACCCGAAACCGGGCGATCTATCCATGGGCAGGTTGAAGGTTAGGTAACACTGACTGGAGGACCGAACCGACTACCGTTGAAAAGTTAGCGGATGACCTGTGGATCGGAGTGAAAGGCTAATCAAGCTCGGAGATAGCTGGTTCTCCTCGAAAGCTATTTAGGTAGCGCCTCATGTATCACTGTAGGGGGTAGAGCACTGTTTCGGCTAGGGGGTCATCCCGACTTACCAAACCGATGCAAACTCCGAATACCTACAAGTGCCGAGCATGGGAGACACACGGCGGGTGCTAACGTCCGTCGTGAAAAGGGAAACAACCCAGACCGTCAGCTAAGGTCCCAAAGTTATGGTTAAGTGGGAAACGATGTGGGAAGGCTTAGACAGCTAGGAGGTTGGCTTAGAAGCAGCCACCCTTTAAAGAAAGCGTAATAGCTCACTAGTCGAGTCGGCCTGCGCGGAAGATGTAACGGGGCTCAAACCATACACCGAAGCTACGGGTATCACGTAAGTGATGCGGTAGAGGAGCGTTCTGTAAGCCTGTGAAGGTGAGTTGAGAAGCTTGCTGGAGGTATCAGAAGTGCGAATGCTGACATGAGTAACGACAATGGGTGTGAAAAACACCCACGCCGAAAGACCAAGGTTTCCTGCGCAACGTTAATCGACGCAGGGTTAGTCGGTCCCTAAGGCGAGGCTGAAAAGCGTAGTCGATGGAAAACAGGTTAATATTCCTGTACTTCTGGTTATTGCGATGGAGGGACGGAGAAGGCTAGGCCAGCTTGGCGTTGGTTGTCCAAGTTTAAGGTGGTAGGCTGAAATCTTAGGTAAATCCGGGGTTTCAAGGCCGAGAGCTGATGACGAGTTGCCTTTAGGCGACGAAGTGGTTGATGCCATGCTTCCAAGAAAAGCTTCTAAGCTTCAGATAACCAGGAACCGTACCCCAAACCGACACAGGTGGTTGGGTAGAGAATACCAAGGCGCTTGAGAGAACTCGGGTGAAGGAACTAGGCAAAATGGCACCGTAACTTCGGGAGAAGGTGCGCCGGTGAGGGTGAAGCACTTGCTGCGTAAGCCCACGCCGGTCGAAGATACCAGGCCGCTGCGACTGTTTATTAAAAACACAGCACTCTGCAAACACGAAAGTGGACGTATAGGGTGTGACGCCTGCCCGGTGCCGGAAGGTTAATTGATGGGGTTAGCTAACGCGAAGCTCTTGATCGAAGCCCCGGTAAACGGCGGCCGTAACTATAACGGTCCTAAGGTAGCGAAATTCCTTGTCGGGTAAGTTCCGACCTGCACGAATGGCGTAACGATGGCGGCGCTGTCTCCACCCGAGACTCAGTGAAATTGAAATCGCTGTGAAGATGCAGTGTATCCGCGGCTAGACGGAAAGACCCCGTGAACCTTTACTATAGCTTTGCACTGGACTTTGAATTTGCTTGTGTAGGATAGGTGGGAGGCTTTGAAGCGTGGACGCCAGTTCGCGTGGAGCCATCCTTGAAATACCACCCTGGCAACTTTGAGGTTCTAACTCAGGTCCGTTATCCGGATCGAGGACAGTGTATGGTGGGTAGTTTGACTGGGGCGGTCTCCTCCTAAAGAGTAACGGAGGAGTACGAAGGTGCGCTCAGACCGGTCGGAAATCGGTCGTAGAGTATAAAGGCAAAAGCGCGCTTGACTGCGAGACAGACACGTCGAGCAGGTACGAAAGTAGGTCTTAGTGATCCGGTGGTTCTGTATGGAAGGGCCATCGCTCAACGGATAAAAGGTACTCCGGGGATAACAGGCTGATACCGCCCAAGAGTTCATATCGACGGCGGTGTTTGGCACCTCGATGTCGGCTCATCACATCCTGGGGCTGAAGCCGGTCCCAAGGGTATGGCTGTTCGCCATTTAAAGTGGTACGCGAGCTGGGTTTAGAACGTCGTGAGACAGTTCGGTCCCTATCTGCCGTGGACGTTTGAGATTTGAGAGGGGCTGCTCCTAGTACGAGAGGACCGGAGTGGACGAACCTCTGGTGTTCCGGTTGTCACGCCAGTGGCATTGCCGGGTAGCTATGTTCGGGAAAGATAACCGCTGAAAGCATCTAAGCGGGAAACTTGCCTCAAGATGAGATCTCACTGGAACCTTGAGTTCCCTGAAGGGCCGTCGAAGACTACGACGTTGATAGGTTGGGTGTGTAAGCGCTGTGAGGCGTTGAGCTAACCAATACTAATTGCCCGTGAGGCTTGACCATATAACACCCAAGCAATCTGTAGACTCGAAAGAGACCAGATTGCGGTGTGTGAAGACGAAGATGAACCGAAAGTTCGACGCTCACAAAACACCTAGCTGTCACATACCCAATTTGCTGAAGCGAGGCCATCCGGTCACGACTCAGTACCCGAATTTCTTGACGACCATAGAGCGTTGGAACCACCTGATCCCATCCCGAACTCAGAAGTGAAACGATGCATCGCCGATGGTAGTGTGGGGTTTCCCCATGTGAGAGTAGGTCATCGTCAAGATTAAATTCCGAAACCCCAATTGCGAAAGCAGTTGGGGTTTTGTTTTGCCCGCAGGAAAGTTCTTACAGCATTCGGATATCGAAAAAGCCCACGATGAACTGCACGCCAAAGACGTACAACCCGAAGATGAAAACGGAAATCCGTTGACGCGCGAACACCTGCAGTCGCCTTCCGGTACGCGCATCATCTGGCTGCCAAAACACTTCGGACACTTCTCGATCAAGATTCTTGAAGAGCGTTCGCTGAAGGCGTTCATCGCCGATAGCTTTTCTTCTTGTGAATTGCCCTGACTACCCCTTATAAGAGCAACCTTCATTTCCGAAAGTAAGGGTGCACGCATGAGCAATGCCTGGAACGAGGGATATTTCACGGACGAAGGCTATACCTATGGGTATAGCCGGGAAATCAATCCGGTTTTCCAGCGTTATTGTTTGTTGTTGCGCGGTTTTGCCACGCTCGAAAGCACCGATGGTTATCACTGCGAACTGGGTTTTGGCCAGGGTGTTTCGATCAATATCCATGCCGCCGGCAATCCGGGATCCTACGTTGGCACAGACTTTCACCCAGGTCAGGCGGCCCATGCCATCGGGCTGGCGAGCGACTGGGGTAGCGATGCGCGGTTGTATGACGATAGTTTCGAACAGTTGCTGGCACGCAACGATCTGCCGCAATTCGACAGCATCAGCCTGCATGGCATCTGGACTTGGGTCAGCCGTGACAACCACAAGCTGATCGTCGAGTTCACTCGCCGTCATCTCAAGCCGGGCGGCCTGCTGTTTATCAGTTACAACTGCCTCCCGGGGTGGTCGCCATTGGCGCCACTGCGCAATCTGTTCAGCCTGCATGACCGATTTTCCTCCCAGGCGTCTGTACGCCCGGATCAGCGTATCGATGCTGCGTTGCAATTTTCCGAAGCGCTTTTGGCGGCGAACCCCAAATATGCCAACTCGGCGCCGGGGCTGGATGCCAAGCTGCAGAGCATCAAAGGCCAGAATCGTCAGTACGTCGCCCATGAGTATTTCAACCGTGACTGGAATTGCATGTATTTCACTGACGTGGTCGATGCGCTGTCACCCGCCAAGCTCGACTATGCCACGACAGCTGTACCGGTGGACTCGGTGGATCCGCTCAACCTGAGCGCCGAAGGCATGGACTTTCTGGAGGGCATCGAGCATCCGATCATGCGCGAGCAGGCGCGCGATTACTTCGTCAACCAGAGCTTCCGTCGGGATCTGTACATTCGGGGCGCCAACAGACTGTCCGCCTCAGAGCATCGCGAGCGCATGCTCAGTACACGCTTTGCCCTGTTGCAGGCAGCAGGCAGCGTACCGGACACGGTCACCGGTCCGGCAGGTGCCGCCACACTGCAGCCGGAAATCTACCGCCCGGTTCTCGAAGCGCTGGCGGACGGGGACTATGCACCAAAGAGCCTCCGTCATTTGCTGGATCTTGTGCCCTCGTTGCCTTATGGCGACATGGAGCAAGCCATCAACGTATTGATCGGCATGGGGGCCGTGGCGCCATGCCAGAGCGAGGCGGCCGAGAAGCTCGTTCAGGCGCGGTGCAATTCGCTCAACCTGCAACTGTGCAAGCGTTCGTTGTACGGTCCCAAAGTCCAGGTTCTGGTCAGCCCTGTCACCGGTGGCGGATTGGTCGTCAGCCGCATCCAGCAGTTGTTCCTGATCTCGATCAAACAGGGCAAAAAGCATCCGGCTGAATGGGCACAACTGGCGTGGGGCATCATCGGTGGACAGGGCGAAGGCCTTCTCAAGGATGGCAGGGCGTTGACCACTGCCGAAGAAAACCTTGCCGAACTCACCGAGCAAGCCGAGGCGTTTGCCGAGGGTTTGCTGGTCATTCTCAAAGCGTTGAAAGTCGCCTGATTGTGATCCGGGCGGGGCAGAGCGCCGACGCGCAGTTTTCCTCCGCCCGCGTGCGAACCTGTTCAGGACTGGCCCTGCTGTGGTGCGATCTCTGTTCCCGCAGGAGGGCCATGCGGGTCATTTCGAATTCTTGCGCAAAATCGAAAAGTTCAACGCCGCCGCAACGCACAGCCATGCCAGGTAAGGAAACAGAATCAGTCCGGTGATGAGATCCAGCCGCAAGGCCAGCACCACCATCAGCACGACCACCAGCCACAGCAACGCGAGTATCACCATCGCAGCAAACATGCGTTGTGCGCCAAAAAATACTGGCGTCCACAAAGTGTTCAGCGCGATCTGCGCCGCCCACAGCGCCAGCACCGTTTCACTCCCGGGAATCAGGGTCAATCGATAGCCGACCCAGGCCAGCAGCAGATAGATGATCGTCCAGGCCACCGGAAATGCCCAGTTGGGTGGGGTGAAGGCGGGTTTGGCGAGACCTTCGTACCAGGTGCCAGGCTTGAAGAAAATGCCAGTGCTGGCGGCGGCACCGCAGGCAATCAGAAAAATCACAAAATTCATCATGGGTCCTTTCCTTGTCTGAGCTCAGCGGTCGGGGGGGCGAGCAATGCTTGTGTGTGCAGTCTCAAGCTTCGACGCCAGGCGAGGCGAAAAGTCCGGTCGGACTCAGGTTTTTATCGGCCAGGCCGATCGCGAAGAGTTAACCCTGACCGCGACACTCTGTTGCTGCGCCCTTGATGGACTGCTTGTATCCTTGTGCCGCCAAGGAAATACGGTCGGTTTTATTGCCCTGGTCCAATGATAGCCGTGACGGAAACCGGACTTTCCAAAAGGTACTGATGTGAAGCGTGATACTCACCTCGTAATGCTCTTGCTGTTGGTTATCGGCTGTTCCCTGGCGTCGCTGACGATCTGGAAAGTGCTGGGCTCTCGGGATCAAGCACTTGATGAGGTCAACGTACACGGGCTGAACCTGACCCAGGCGCTCGAGACTTATTCCGAAGGCATTGTTCGGCAGAGCTCGTTGCTTCTGCTCGGACTCGTCGAACGTCTGGAAACCGAGGGTGGTGGCCCAGCGCAGATCGAACGGCTCAATACATTGATCAACCGGCAGCGACCGCTGATGCCGCAGATGAGTGGTATCACGATCTACGACAACAAAGGTCACTGGTTGCTGTCATCCAACCGGCCGATTCCTGTCGGTGCCAACAGTAGCGACCGTGCCTATTTCACTCATCACCGTGACGATCCGTCCCGCGAGCCCTTCATCGGCCCGCCGATTCGTAGTCGCTCGAATCAGGAATGGGTGATTACCATCAGCCGGCGTTTCAATGACGCTCGCGGGGAGTTTGCCGGTGTGGTGGCGGTCACCCTGGGGGTGGAAAACTTCCTGCGGCTGTTCGGGCAACTCGATGTGGGACAGGAGGGCGCGATCGGCTTGTCCTACACCGACGGCACGATGCTGGTTCGCTATCCCTTTCGCGAACAGGACATGGGGCGCAACTTCTCCAAGTCGCCGATCTATGCGAAATACCTGGTGGACCAATCGGTCGGCACGGCTTCCTTCACCTCAAGCCTTGACGGCGTCGAACGGCTCTACGCCTTTCGCAAGAGTGAAACGCTGCCGCTGGTCACCACGGTTGCGCTCGGCAAGCGCGAAGCCCTGGCGGCGTGGCGACTCGAAGCGCTTCTGTCGATCGGCGTGGTCGCCACGCTGCTGGGGCTTACCGGCGTCATCGGCTGGTTTCTGATTCTCGATATCCGTCGTCGGACCCAAGTGGAAGGTGAGCTGCGGGACACTCAACAGCAATTGCTCGGCACGAACCGGCAGCTGGAACTGTTGGCGATGAAGGATGCGCTGACCGGTCTGGCCAACCGGCGGTGTTTCGATCAGACCCTGGAGATGGAAGCACGTCGGGCGAAGCGTGACGGGACTTCATTGGCATTGCTGATGATCGATCTCGACTATTTCAAGCTGTTCAACGATTCCCAAGGGCATGTTGCCGGCGACGAATGTTTACGGCAGGTGGGCAGAGTCCTCGAGACCTGCGTGCGCAGGCCGTCGGATCTGGTGGCGCGCTACGGCGGGGAAGAGATGGCGGTCATCATGCCCGATACCGACAGTGACGGTGCGGCGGTCGTGGCGCAACTGATCCTGGAACGGTTGGCGCACGAGCCCATCGCTCACCCGACCAGCCCCTTCGGTCGAGTGAGTGTGAGTATCGGGATGGCGGCGGCCTCGGGTTCGCAGCTGGACCGGGTACAAGGCCTGATCGAGGCGGCAGATCAGGCGCTTTATCTCGCCAAGGGGGCCGGACGGAACCAGGTTGCGAAGAGTGCAGTCAGTGACGGACTCCCGTCATCGCAGCCGGTCTGACCCTGCTTCCGTTCTGCCGCGGGATGGCGCAGTTGCTCCCGATCAGTGAGGAGCGCTTTATCGGATGCGGCAGATCAAATCGTTACTCCCTGTAGACCGGGTAATCCACATAGCCTTCGGCATGACCACCATACACCGTGGCCGGGTTCAGCGAATTCAGCGGCCAGCCGTTGGCGATGCGCGCGGGCAGATCCGGGTTGGCCATGAACGGGCGGCCGAATGCCACGAAGTCTGCCAGTCCGGATTCGAGCAACCGTGCCCCGGATTCTGCGTTGTAGCGCCCCGCGTAAATGATCGCGCCGCGGAAGGTGTCTCGCACCGCTCGACGGAAGGCTTCCGGCATCACGGGCGCATCGTCCCAGTCGGCCTCTGCGATGGACAGGTAAGCAATGCCGACATCTTGCAGCACCTTGATCGCTTCGATGTAAGTGGTGTGCGGATCTTCCTCGACCATGCCCAGATAAGTCCGCGCTTCATCGGTGGTAGTGAACAGCGGCGCAAAGCGCACACCGACTTTTTCCTTGCCGATGCACTCGGCGACCCCGGCCACCACTTCGCGCAGAAAGCGCAGGCGGTTATGCAACGAGCCGCCGTATTGATCGGTCCGCAGGTTGCTGTGGGCGGAGATGAACTGGTTCACCAGATAGCCATTGGCGCAGTGCAGTTCGATACCGTCGAAACCGGCGTCCATGGCATTGCGCGCCGCCTGGATGTACAGCTGAACCAGTTCCTGGACTTCCTCGGTGGTCAGTGCGCGAGGCGCAGACGGCGGTACCAGAGCGCCAATGCCCGGCGCAGTTTCGATGAACACGCTGACCCGGTCGGTGGCGACGGCAGAGGCCGACACCGGTGCATCGCCATTGGGCTGCAAGGCGGTGTGGGATACGCGACCGACGTGCCATAGCTGAGCGAAGATCACGCCGCCGCTGGCGTGGACGGCCTCGGTGACCTTGCGCCAACCGGCGATTTGTTCCGGGGAATGAATGCCCGGTGTCCAGGCGTAACCCTGTCCACGGGGTTCGATCTGGGTACCTTCGGTGACCAGCAAACCGGCACCGGCGCGTTGCTGGTAATACTCGGCCATCAATTCATTGGCGACATTCCCAGGCTGCGTGCTGCGTTGGCGGGTGAGGGGCGGCAGGACGATGCGGTTTTTCAGGGTGTGGCGGCCCAGGGTGGCGGGGGTGAAGAAACTGCTGTTGTTCATGGATATACCTTGTCCATGGTCTTATTAGACCAGTCGACTATTGCGCGAGCGAAAAAAGAACACCGTGCAACTCGCACACGGTGTCCGGATCAGTTGTTTCAATACTTAGTAAATGTCTCAGCCGAGCAGCTTCAAGAGTTTTTCGGCGACAGCCGCCGAGCTGGCGGGGTTCTGCCCGGTGACCAGTTTGCCATCCGTCACCACATGAACCTGCCAGTCAGCGACTTTGGAGTAGCGACCGCCAAGACGCTGAAATTCGTCTTCGATCAGGAAAGGCACGATATCCGTCAGACCGACCGCTGCTTCTTCGGAGTTAGTGAAACCCGTCACTTCGCGATGCTGGATCAGCGGTTTGCCGTCTGCGTCGACGACATGACGCAGCACCCCCGGCGCATGGCAGACGAAACCATGGGGCTTGTTGCTGCGGGCGAAGGCTTCGATCAGCGCAATCGAATGCTTGTCTTCGGCGAGGTCCCAGAGCGGGCCATGACCACCCGGGTAAAACACAGCATCGAAATCATCGGCGCTGACGTCGGCCAGACGTCCGGTGTTCGCCAGTGCCTGCTGGGCGGCGGGGTCGTGGCGGAAACGGTCGGTTTCCGCAGTTTGTGCGTCCGGCTCGTCGCTTTTCGGATCCAGCGGTGGCTGGCCGCCGGCGGGCGAAACCAGTGTGACGTCGGCGCCAGCGTCCTTGAAGGCGTAGTAGGGGGCTGCGAACTCTTCGAGCCAGAAGCCGGTTTTTTTGCCGGTGTTGCCAAGTTGATCGTGGGAAGTCAGAACCATCAAGATTTTCATAGAGCACCCTGGGTTGGTCAGGCGGCGTTCATGAGCAAGGGATTCGCACAGGATCGACACCGGGGAAAAGGTTTGTCGGAGCGCAGCATAGATTCCAATTAGACCAGTCGTCTAGTAATTTTTTGTCTGAAGCTTTTTCATGGACAGGTGTGGCAAACTCGCGTTCCTTTGAGTTAAACGACTGGTCTATTGCCTGGTAATTTGTGCCCCATGAAACCGACCTACGACGACACCCGCCAACATTTGCTCGACACCGGCCACCGGATGATGGCCGAGAAAGGCTTCACCAGTGTCGGCCTGAACGAGATCCTGCAGACCGCCGGTGTGCCCAAGGGCTCGTTCTATCACTACTTTAAATCCAAGGAACTGTACGGGCAGGCCTTGCTCGAGGATTACTTCGTCGACTACCTGGCCGACATGGAGCGACGTCTGACGCTGCCCGGCCTGAGCGCCCATGAACGGCTGATGGGTTACTGGCAAGGCTGGCAGGATCGCTGCACCCTGGAAGGTCACGGCGACGAATGTCTGGTGGTGAAACTCAGTGCCGAGGTGTCTGACCTGTCCGAAACCATGCGCCTGACCTTGCGTGATGGCGCCGAGCGAGTGGTGACGCGCATCACCGAGTGCATCGAACAGGGCCAGGTCGACCACAGCCTGCCTGAGGGGGATGCCCGGCAGTTGGCCGAAACCTTGTATCAGCTATGGCTGGGGGCCAGTCTGCTGAACAAACTGCAACGTACGGGGCAGTCGTTGAGTACGTCGATGGAGACCACGAAGCGCCTGCTGAGCGTGTGAGAAAGGAATGAGCGCAAGCGGTTGAGAGTCAGCTGCATAAGCGAATGGGAATAACTATCAAGTGCGCGACGATTGGTATACCATGCGCCGCGTTTTGCTGGCAGTTATCCCCTTCGTTCTGGCTTATCCGTAAGGTTTCCCCTCATGCGTCGAACTCTGCTGTCCATCTGTGTGTTGCAAGCGTTGTCTCCTTTCGCATGGGCCGAGCCCTCCGATTCAACAGCGTCAGCGCTGGAGCTGGATGCAACCGATGTGGTCGGTACCGCGGATTACGAAAGAGCGGACGGCCCGGTACAGGGATATCGCGCGACCCGTTCGGCCAGCGCCACCCGAACCGATACCTCGATCCATGAAACGCCACAGTCCATCAGTGTCGTCACCAGAGATGCGGTCGAAGACATCGGTGCCACGCGGCTGCAGGACGCACTGGATTACGCGGGCGGCGTCGGACGTGCCAACAATTTCGGCGGCCAGGGACTGACCACGTTCACCGTGCGCGGATTTACCACCGGCGAGTTCTACCGTAATGGTTTCCCGATCAATCGCGGGTATCCGAACATGCCGGATGCCAACACCGTCGAGCGTCTTGAGGTCCTGCGCGGGCCGGCGACCATGCTCTACGGCCGTGGCGATCCGGGCGGTACCTTCAATGTCGTTTCCAAACAACCGTTGCCCGAGCGCACGGTCACACTCGGCAGCCAGTTGAATGACCAAGGCATGCAGCGCGGTACCCTGGATGCTTCCGGCCCGCTCGATGAAGAGGGGCGTCTGGCCTATCGCCTGAATGTGGTGGGTGAGGGCGGCGATACGTTCCGCGATCACGTCGAAACCGAACGCTACGGCGTGACCCCTGTGCTGACCTGGCAAGCCAGCGATGACACCCGAGTGATCTTCGAGGGTGACTTCATGCGCAACAACCATCCGCTGGACCGGGGCGCGACGCGTTATCCCCGGCAGATCGGCACCGCCTCCCGCGACACCTTCTTCGGTGAACCGGACGCCGGCAAGTTGCACAACGACAACAACATGGCGCAATTGCGCTTTGAACATGTGCTCAATGATGACTGGACGCTCGGCGGTGGATTCCAGTGGCTCGACGGGACCTTGCAGGGCAATGCCATTGAAGCCAACGGCATCGCCGCCGACGGCCGGACCCTGGGACGAAACTTCAACTATCGCAAGCTGGAGTGGACGGACAAGGACACCCAACTCAACCTGACCGGTCACTTCTTCACCGGCGGACTGCAGCATACGTTGCTGACCGGTATCGAATACGAGGACTACGACTACCAGTCGATCATCCAGCGCTCCAGCGGCGCGGTGAGTGCCTATCCGATCGATATCTTCAATCCGGTCTATGGGCAGCCCCGTCCGGCACTGACGCGCACCCCGACCCACGACAAGGAAAATCTCAAGACCTACGCGGCGTTCGTACAGGATCAGGTGGCCCTGACCGAGCGCCTGAAAGTCCTGGCCGGCGCACGTTTCGAGCGCTTTGAACACGACTACGAAACCTACGTGCCCGGCGGCAAAAACTGGCAGGCCAGTGACAATGCCGTGACACCCCGCATCGGTGTGACCTACGACCTGACTGACACCCTCGCGGTCTACGCGGACACCGCGCGTTCCTTCAAACCCAATACCGGCGCAAGTCGGCAGGGTGGCGGCTTTGAACCGGAGAAAGGCAAATCCTGGGAGATGGGGATCAAATGGGAAGCGCTGGATCATCAGCTGAGTGTTGACGCGGCGATCTATCAGATTGAAAAGCGTAATGTCCTGACCACTGACCCGGTGGATTCGACTTTCAGCGTGGCTGCCGGGGAAGTGCGCAGCCGAGGGTTTGACCTCAATGTTGCCGGCAATCTGACTCCCGAGTGGCGCGTCATCGGGGGTTACGCCTACGTCGATGCCGAGGTGACCAAGGACAACGTGATCCGCTCCGGCACGCGACTGATGAACATCCCGAAAAACAGCTTCAGCCTGCTCAACGTCTACGAGTTCCAGGATGGTGCCCTTCGTGGTCTCGGTCTGGGAACGGGCCTCAAATATGTCAATGAGCGCGCGGGTCAAACGGCGAACACCGCGTTCTCGATGGGGAGCTACACCGTTGTCGACCTGCTCAGCTACTACAAGGTCAATGACAAGGTGCGCCTCAACCTCGACCTGAAAAACCTGTTTGACCGGGACTACGACGAAGGTGCATTCGGCAACGTCTACGCCTATCCGGGGGCGCCGAGAACGGTGCAGGTCGGTATCTCCTACACGTTGTAGTCCGATCGGGTCCGGAACCCATCATCGGGGGCAGCGGCCCCCGATGACTGTGAGGCTCAGCCGGTTACACAGCCTTGCGGAGTCTTTCCGGCAAAGCTGTCCAACAGGCTCGCCACGACCATTTCGCCCATCCGGGTGCGAGTCTGAAGGGTCGCGCTGGCGCGGTGCGGTTGCAACACCACTTGTTCATTGGCAAACAAGGCTTCAGGCACGTTTGGCTCGTCGACGAAAACATCCAGCGCCGCACCCGCGATCTCGCCGGCCTTCAGTGCCGCCACCAGATCGGTTTCGTTGACCAGTTTGCCGCGCGCCACGTTGATCAGGTATCCACCCTTGCCCAAGGCCTGCAACACGGAGGCATCGATGATGGCCTCGGCCTTGTCGGCCGCCGCCGCAAGAATCAGGGCATCACTGTCGCGGGCCAATTGCTTGAGGTCGGCGATGAACGTGTGGCTGACATCGCTCATCGGTTGCAGGTCGGTGTAACTGATCGGGCAGCCAAACGCAGCAGCTCGGGTGGCGACCGCTCGGCCGACCCGGCCCATGCCAACGATGCCGATACGCATGCCGGACACCTGACGTGCCAGCGGCAGCGGTGCAAGCGGCGTCGGGCTCTGCGGCCACTGACCCGAGCGAACATAACGGTCACTGGTGCACAGCCCGCGGCACACGGCGATCAGCAATCCGATGGCCAGGTCGGCCACGTCTTCGGTCAGTGCGCCGATGGTCGCGGTCACGCGGATCCCGCGATCCCTGGCGTAGGCCAGGTCGACCGCATCGGTGCCGACACCGTTG is a window from the Pseudomonas gozinkensis genome containing:
- a CDS encoding 2-hydroxyacid dehydrogenase, with the protein product MKPEVLQLSPILIPEINARLGELFTIRRYFEQADKAAYLQEHGANIRGVITGGHTGISQALMAQLPKLEVVAVNGVGTDAVDLAYARDRGIRVTATIGALTEDVADLAIGLLIAVCRGLCTSDRYVRSGQWPQSPTPLAPLPLARQVSGMRIGIVGMGRVGRAVATRAAAFGCPISYTDLQPMSDVSHTFIADLKQLARDSDALILAAAADKAEAIIDASVLQALGKGGYLINVARGKLVNETDLVAALKAGEIAGAALDVFVDEPNVPEALFANEQVVLQPHRASATLQTRTRMGEMVVASLLDSFAGKTPQGCVTG
- a CDS encoding TonB-dependent siderophore receptor: MRRTLLSICVLQALSPFAWAEPSDSTASALELDATDVVGTADYERADGPVQGYRATRSASATRTDTSIHETPQSISVVTRDAVEDIGATRLQDALDYAGGVGRANNFGGQGLTTFTVRGFTTGEFYRNGFPINRGYPNMPDANTVERLEVLRGPATMLYGRGDPGGTFNVVSKQPLPERTVTLGSQLNDQGMQRGTLDASGPLDEEGRLAYRLNVVGEGGDTFRDHVETERYGVTPVLTWQASDDTRVIFEGDFMRNNHPLDRGATRYPRQIGTASRDTFFGEPDAGKLHNDNNMAQLRFEHVLNDDWTLGGGFQWLDGTLQGNAIEANGIAADGRTLGRNFNYRKLEWTDKDTQLNLTGHFFTGGLQHTLLTGIEYEDYDYQSIIQRSSGAVSAYPIDIFNPVYGQPRPALTRTPTHDKENLKTYAAFVQDQVALTERLKVLAGARFERFEHDYETYVPGGKNWQASDNAVTPRIGVTYDLTDTLAVYADTARSFKPNTGASRQGGGFEPEKGKSWEMGIKWEALDHQLSVDAAIYQIEKRNVLTTDPVDSTFSVAAGEVRSRGFDLNVAGNLTPEWRVIGGYAYVDAEVTKDNVIRSGTRLMNIPKNSFSLLNVYEFQDGALRGLGLGTGLKYVNERAGQTANTAFSMGSYTVVDLLSYYKVNDKVRLNLDLKNLFDRDYDEGAFGNVYAYPGAPRTVQVGISYTL